Proteins encoded in a region of the Spiroplasma endosymbiont of Amphimallon solstitiale genome:
- a CDS encoding IS30 family transposase, protein MYKYLTIESIIAIKEYKSYGFSIRKIAKAIDYSKSTVHRVCRLLNQNLLPLEILNKIQKNKQNAGRKLIILTLIEINTINHLLITKNYALDIIANFLKENKIKSISTKTLYNMFKTNRMGFDENNLLRKGKNKPHKQKETRGRINNCKSIHERNLIIPNIKNIEEFGHLEGDTIIGKDHKSSIITLADIWSKTTIPLATKNNKSENITKSIIKFISKLQKGTVKTITFDRGKEFSKWKLIEKNCNVKIYFADPGKPCQRGLNENNNGILRRYLPKSTDLSSYKQKDLNTIAFQINSTPRKSLSYKRPIDLIQLF, encoded by the coding sequence ATGTATAAGTATCTGACTATTGAATCAATAATAGCAATAAAAGAATATAAAAGTTATGGATTTTCGATTCGTAAAATAGCAAAAGCCATTGATTATAGTAAATCAACTGTACATAGAGTTTGTAGATTATTAAATCAAAACTTATTGCCATTAGAAATATTGAATAAAATTCAAAAAAATAAACAAAATGCAGGTAGAAAATTAATAATTTTAACTTTAATAGAAATTAATACTATTAATCATTTGTTAATTACTAAAAATTATGCTCTTGATATAATTGCTAATTTTTTAAAGGAAAATAAAATAAAAAGTATTTCAACAAAAACTTTATATAACATGTTTAAAACAAATCGAATGGGTTTTGATGAAAATAACTTATTGAGAAAAGGAAAAAATAAACCTCACAAACAAAAAGAAACTAGGGGCAGAATTAATAATTGTAAGTCTATTCATGAAAGAAATTTAATCATTCCTAATATTAAAAATATAGAAGAATTTGGTCATTTAGAGGGTGATACTATCATTGGTAAAGATCATAAAAGTTCTATTATTACTTTAGCTGATATATGATCAAAAACCACAATTCCTTTAGCAACTAAAAATAATAAATCAGAAAATATTACAAAAAGTATAATAAAATTTATTTCAAAGTTACAAAAAGGAACAGTTAAAACTATTACTTTTGATCGTGGTAAAGAATTTAGTAAATGAAAATTAATCGAAAAAAATTGTAATGTTAAGATTTATTTTGCAGATCCTGGTAAACCTTGTCAAAGAGGTTTAAATGAAAATAATAATGGTATTTTAAGAAGATATTTACCAAAATCTACAGATCTATCTTCATATAAACAAAAAGATTTAAATACTATAGCATTTCAAATTAATTCTACACCCAGAAAATCACTATCTTATAAAAGACCAATAGATTTAATACAATTATTTTAA